In Primulina eburnea isolate SZY01 chromosome 3, ASM2296580v1, whole genome shotgun sequence, one DNA window encodes the following:
- the LOC140826395 gene encoding uncharacterized protein, protein MDAIESINDLTVQDPPGEDFYSADLIWKKLGNGEPYDDVALIPYERVDAFIIGECLNVECPTRFHIERGRKRDSGSLKEFKDDEYLEYRMYWCSFGPENYGEGGDILPSRRYRLNTRNRAARPQSMRGCTCHFIVKRLYARPSLALLIYNERRHVNKSGFVCHGPLDRDAIGPGAKKIPYVCSEIQQQTMSMIYLGIPEENVLEKHIEGIQRYCGPDEKVKSLASQYVQKLGMIIKRSTHELDLDDQASIRLWVERNKKSTFYYRDMPDSDPFVLGIQTEWQLQQMIRFGHQNFIAVDSTFGIKRLKYPLCTILVFDSRQHALPVAWVITRSIAKPDVTKWVKALVDRVHSVDPGWKANGFLIDDAAAEIDPIREIFSCPILFSLWRVRRSWLRHIVKKCSNIEVQREIFKRLGQIVYSIWGGMDLTAALDDFCLDFVDQVSFVQYFKASWIPKIEMWLSSMKTFPIASQEASGAIEAYHVKLKTKLYDDSHLGFLQRVDWLVHKLTTELHSSYWLDRFADESDSFQNVKDEYIASTSWHRALQIPDSSVTLDDKDCLFAKVLSMKDCNLTRVVWNPGSEFAHCDCEWSSLGNLCKHVIKVNMICENMQSYQSSMSLQSYKNILTDIWEKPMDDSVDLDISTAWTCQMLDQIQKLVELNNSADIGDLVNNMPLKWLAKKARTACSRPPSTLALHVSSKSHTSNAAARKKSRKRKRLSRLR, encoded by the exons ATGGACGCAATTGAATCCATCAATGATCTTACAGTGCAAGATCCACCTGGGGAAGACTTCTATTCAGCTGATTTGATTTGGAAGAAGCTTGGAAATGGAGAGCCATACGATGATGTTGCTCTGATTCCTTATGAGCGAGTTGATGCTTTTATTATTGGAGAATGCTTGAATGTTGAGTGCCCGACTAGGTTCCACATTGAAAGAGGGCGAAAACGAGATAGTGGGAGCTTAAAGGAATTCAAAGATGATGAGTATCTGGAGTATAGGAT GTATTGGTGTTCATTTGGGCCTGAGAACTATGGAGAAGGAGGAGATATATTACCGAGTAGAAGATATCGCTTGAACACTCGAAATCGTGCTGCTAGACCTCAATCTATGCGAGGTTGTACATGCCATTTCATTGTGAAGCGTCTTTATGCTCGCCCGTCTCTTGCACTTCTTATTTATAACGAGAGGCGTCATGTAAATAAATCTGGTTTTGTGTGCCACGGGCCTTTAGATAGAGATGCAATAGGTCCTGGAGCCAAGAAAATTCCATATGTTTGCAGCGAGATTCAACAACAAACCATGTCAATGATCTACCTTGGTATACCTGAGGAAAATGTGTTGGAGAAACACATTGAGGGGATTCAACGTTACTGTGGTCCTGACGAAAAAGTCAAAAGCCTGGCTTCTCAATATGTGCAGAAACTTGGGATGATTATCAAGCGTTCCACGCATGAGTTGGATCTAGATGATCAAGCCAGCATTCGATTATGGGTAGAACGCAACAAGAAGTCTACTTTCTATTATCGAGATATGCCAGATTCAGACCCATTTGTTTTGGGAATACAAACAGAATGGCAGTTGCAGCAAATGATTCGTTTTGgccatcaaaattttatagcTGTTGATTCAACATTTGGAATAAAGAGGCTGAAG TACCCTTTGTGCACTATTCTTGTGTTTGACTCGAGGCAACATGCACTTCCTGTTGCTTGGGTCATTACCCGCAGTATTGCTAAGCCAGATGTGACTAAATGGGTGAAAGCACTAGTCGACCGAGTTCATTCAGTTGACCCTGGGTGGAAGGCCAATGGGTTCTTGATCGATGATGCTGCAGCAGAAATTGACCCCATAAG GGAGATATTTTCTTGCCCAATACTATTTTCCCTTTGGCGTGTTCGTAGATCGTGGCTAAGGCATATTGTTAAGAAATGTTCCAACATTGAAGTTCAGAGGGAGATATTTAAACGCCTCGGGCAAATAGTGTACAGCATCTGGGGTGGAATGGATCTTACTGCAGCTTTAGATGATTTTTGTCTGGACTTTGTCGATCAGGTTTCCTTTGTTCAATACTTCAAGGCATCTTGGATTCCTAAAATCG AAATGTGGCTTTCATCAATGAAGACATTTCCTATTGCAAGTCAGGAAGCATCTGGTGCCATCGAAGCATATCATGTGAAATTGAAAACTAAACTATACGATGATTCACATCTTGGTTTCCTCCAGAGGGTCGATTGGCTAGTTCATAAATTGACAACTGAGCTACACTCGAGCTACTGGCTTGACCGTTTTGCCGATGAAAGTGATTCTTTTCAAAATGTGAAGGATGAATATATTGCTTCCACTTCTTGGCATCGTGCTCTTCAAATCCCAGACTCTTCCGTTACTTTAGATGATAAGGATTGTCTTTTTGCCAAGGTTTTGAGTATGAAAGACTGCAACCTCACACGGGTGGTTTGGAATCCTGGGTCTGAATTTGCACATTGTGATTGCGAGTGGTCATCACTAGGAAATCTCTGCAAGCATGTTATCAAAGTTAATATGATCTGTGAAAATATGCAGAGCTATCAATCTTCCATGTCGTTGCAGTCGTATAAGAATATCCTAACAGATATTTGGGAAAAACCGATGGATGATTCTGTTGATTTGGACATTTCTACTGCCTGGACATGCCAAATGCTCGATCAAATTCAAAAGCTTGTTGAATTGAATAATTCAGCTGATATTGGCGATTTAGTGAACAATATGCCATTGAAATGGCTTGCTAAAAAAGCCAGAACAGCGTGTAGCAGGCCACCCTCAACTCTTGCTTTACACGTAAGCTCCAAGAGTCACACAAGCAATGCTGCAGCTCGTAAAAAGAGTAGAAAACGGAAGAGATTGTCTCGTTTGAGGTGA
- the LOC140826396 gene encoding photosystem I reaction center subunit N, chloroplastic-like — protein MATMNSNILACNFAISGPEINSKINLSPCLATPARKMPVIKAQQVDSSDSGRRAALLGLGAAIFTAAVSTCSANAGVIDDYLEKSKANKELNDKKRLATSGANFARAYTVQFGTCKFPDNFTGCQDLAKQKKVPFLSDDLELECEGKDKYKCGSNVFWKW, from the exons ATGGCCACCATGAACTCCAACATTCTGGCCTGCAACTTTGCCATTTCAGGGCCGGAGATCAACTCcaagatcaatttgtctccctGCTTGGCCACCCCGGCTCGAAAAATGCCCGTGATCAAAGCCCAACAGGTTGACAGTAGCGACTCAGGTCGAAGAGCTGCCCTTCTTGGCCTAGGCGCCGCCATTTTCACCGCTGCTGTCTCCACTTGCTCCGCCAATGCAGGCGTAATCGATGATTATTTGGAGAAGAGCAAGGCCAACAAG GAACTGAACGACAAGAAGAGACTGGCAACTAGCGGGGCGAACTTTGCTCGAGCGTACACAGTTCAGTTTGGAACATGCAAGTTCCCGGATAACTTCACTGGCTGCCAAGATCTTGCCAAGCAAAAG AAAGTACCATTTCTTAGCGATGATTTGGAGTTGGAATGTGAAGGGAAAGACAAATACAAGTGTGGTTCCAATGTGTTCTGGAAATGGTGA